A genomic stretch from Streptomyces venezuelae ATCC 10712 includes:
- the argC gene encoding N-acetyl-gamma-glutamyl-phosphate reductase has translation MTVRVAVAGASGYAGGELLRLLLAHPHVEIGALTGHSNAGQRLGGLQPHLLPLADRVLVPTTADQLAGHDVVFLALPHGQSAAVAEQLGPDVLVVDMGADFRLRDPADWETYYGSPHAGTWPYGLPELPGVRAALEGSKRVAVPGCYPTAVSLALFPAYANGLAEPEAVIVAASGTSGAGKAAKPHLLGSEVMGSMSPYGVGGGHRHTPEMIQNLSGPAGERVTVSFTPTLAPMPRGILATCTATAKPGVTAETVRAAYEKAFADEPFVHLLPEGQWPATASVYGSNAVQIQVAYDPAANRIIAISAIDNLTKGTAGGAVQSMNIALGLPEETGLSTTGVAP, from the coding sequence ATGACGGTACGAGTAGCAGTGGCGGGTGCGAGCGGATACGCGGGCGGAGAGCTCCTGCGTCTCCTCCTCGCCCACCCCCACGTGGAGATCGGCGCCCTGACCGGCCACTCCAACGCCGGCCAGCGGCTCGGGGGCCTCCAGCCCCACCTGCTGCCGCTCGCCGACCGTGTCCTCGTGCCCACCACCGCCGACCAGCTCGCCGGGCACGACGTGGTCTTCCTCGCCCTGCCGCACGGGCAGTCCGCCGCCGTCGCCGAACAGCTCGGCCCGGACGTCCTCGTCGTCGACATGGGCGCCGACTTCCGGCTGAGGGACCCCGCCGACTGGGAGACGTACTACGGCTCCCCGCACGCCGGGACCTGGCCCTACGGGCTCCCCGAACTGCCGGGTGTCCGCGCCGCGTTGGAGGGGTCCAAGCGCGTCGCGGTGCCCGGTTGCTACCCGACCGCCGTCTCGCTCGCGCTCTTCCCCGCGTACGCGAACGGGCTCGCCGAGCCGGAAGCGGTGATCGTCGCCGCCTCCGGCACCTCCGGCGCGGGCAAGGCCGCCAAGCCGCATCTGCTCGGCAGCGAGGTCATGGGCAGCATGTCTCCGTACGGCGTCGGCGGCGGCCACCGGCACACCCCCGAGATGATCCAGAACCTCAGCGGACCGGCGGGGGAGCGGGTCACCGTCTCCTTCACGCCGACCCTGGCCCCGATGCCCCGCGGCATCCTCGCCACCTGCACCGCCACCGCGAAGCCGGGCGTCACCGCCGAGACCGTACGGGCCGCGTACGAGAAGGCCTTCGCGGACGAGCCGTTCGTGCACCTGCTGCCCGAGGGGCAGTGGCCCGCGACGGCGTCCGTCTACGGTTCCAACGCCGTTCAGATCCAGGTCGCGTACGACCCGGCGGCGAACCGGATCATCGCGATCAGCGCCATCGACAACCTCACCAAGGGCACCGCCGGCGGCGCGGTGCAGAGCATGAACATCGCCCTCGGCCTCCCCGAGGAGACCGGACTTTCCACCACGGGCGTGGCGCCGTGA
- the argG gene encoding argininosuccinate synthase codes for MSKVLTSLPAGERVGIAFSGGLDTSVAVAWMRDKGAIPCTYTADIGQYDEPDIASVPGRAKTYGAEIARLVDCRAALVEEGLAALTCGAFHIRSGGRAYFNTTPLGRAVTGTLLVRAMLEDNVQIWGDGSTFKGNDIERFYRYGLLANPHLRIYKPWLDTDFVTELGGRKEMSEWLVAHDLPYRDSTEKAYSTDANIWGATHEAKTLEHLDTGVETVEPIMGVRFWDPSVEIAAEDVTIGFDQGRPVTINGKEFSSAVDLVMEANAIGGRHGMGMSDQIENRIIEAKSRGIYEAPGMALLHAAYERLVNAIHNEDTLAQYHNEGRRLGRLMYEGRWLDPQALMVRESLQRWVGAAVTGEVTLRLRRGEDYSILDTTGPAFSYHPDKLSMERTEDSAFGPSDRIGQLTMRNLDIADSRAKLEQYAGLGLIGTSNPAIGAAQAAATGLIGTMTELPEGGAEAIASRGEATDEDQMLDRAAMEFGTD; via the coding sequence ATGTCCAAGGTCCTCACCTCCCTGCCCGCCGGCGAGCGCGTCGGCATCGCCTTCTCCGGCGGCCTCGACACCTCCGTCGCGGTCGCATGGATGCGCGACAAGGGCGCCATCCCGTGCACCTACACCGCCGACATCGGCCAGTACGACGAGCCCGACATCGCCTCGGTGCCCGGCCGCGCCAAGACCTACGGTGCCGAGATCGCGCGCCTGGTCGACTGCCGCGCCGCGCTGGTCGAGGAGGGTCTTGCCGCACTCACCTGCGGGGCGTTCCACATCCGCTCCGGCGGCCGCGCCTACTTCAACACCACCCCGCTCGGCCGCGCCGTCACCGGCACCCTCCTCGTCCGGGCCATGCTCGAGGACAACGTCCAGATCTGGGGCGACGGCTCGACGTTCAAGGGCAACGACATCGAGCGGTTCTACCGTTACGGCCTGCTCGCCAACCCGCACCTGCGGATCTACAAGCCCTGGCTGGACACGGACTTCGTGACCGAGCTCGGCGGCCGCAAGGAGATGTCGGAGTGGCTGGTCGCCCACGACCTCCCCTACCGCGACAGCACCGAGAAGGCGTACTCCACCGACGCCAACATCTGGGGCGCCACCCACGAGGCCAAGACGCTGGAGCACCTCGACACCGGCGTGGAGACCGTCGAACCGATCATGGGCGTCCGGTTCTGGGACCCCTCGGTCGAGATCGCCGCCGAGGACGTCACGATCGGCTTCGACCAGGGCCGCCCGGTCACCATCAACGGCAAGGAGTTCTCCTCCGCCGTCGACCTCGTCATGGAGGCCAACGCCATCGGCGGCCGCCACGGCATGGGCATGTCGGACCAGATCGAGAACCGGATCATCGAGGCCAAGAGCCGTGGCATCTACGAGGCGCCCGGCATGGCCCTCCTGCACGCGGCGTACGAGCGGCTCGTCAACGCGATCCACAACGAGGACACCCTCGCCCAGTACCACAACGAGGGCCGCCGCCTCGGCCGGCTCATGTACGAGGGCCGGTGGCTGGACCCGCAGGCGCTGATGGTCCGCGAGTCGCTCCAGCGCTGGGTCGGCGCGGCCGTCACCGGCGAGGTGACGCTGCGGCTGCGGCGCGGCGAGGACTACTCGATCCTCGACACCACGGGACCGGCGTTCAGCTACCACCCGGACAAGCTCTCCATGGAGCGCACCGAGGACTCGGCCTTCGGCCCCTCGGACCGGATCGGCCAGCTCACCATGCGCAACCTCGACATCGCCGACTCCCGCGCCAAGCTGGAGCAGTACGCGGGCCTCGGCCTGATCGGCACCTCCAACCCGGCCATCGGCGCCGCCCAGGCCGCCGCGACCGGACTGATCGGCACCATGACGGAGCTGCCGGAGGGCGGCGCCGAAGCGATCGCCTCCCGTGGCGAGGCCACCGACGAGGACCAGATGCTGGACCGCGCGGCGATGGAGTTCGGCACCGACTGA
- a CDS encoding DUF4440 domain-containing protein, whose protein sequence is MRDEAFVTALTGRFDAQEELLRRVALRMTGTPAGAEEALATARAELVRDGGASVRVWLTALVGQECVRLLQERQAGGRFARPGAAAGDRNGTAAGGRAGAADRGRGGAASGAADEGRAWAADGAADGGADGGGVEDVWLALFFVLRSSGAVERLAYVLHDVFGLPPHETARITGGSAEEAARLARRVRERVRGGGAARGGGAAGRQRAVVDRFLAAARARDARALAAVLDPDVVAFSERGPVHGAPAVAEGAAAFAHFADVARPALVDGAVGAVAFVGGRPVSAVAFALREDRIVTVSVTTGEDRVRALDLAFPDG, encoded by the coding sequence ATGCGCGACGAGGCTTTTGTGACCGCCCTGACCGGGCGGTTCGACGCCCAGGAGGAGCTGTTGCGGCGGGTGGCCCTGCGGATGACGGGCACGCCGGCCGGGGCCGAGGAGGCGCTCGCGACGGCGCGGGCGGAGCTCGTCCGGGACGGCGGGGCGTCGGTACGGGTCTGGCTGACGGCGCTCGTGGGGCAGGAGTGTGTACGGCTGCTCCAGGAGCGGCAGGCGGGCGGCCGGTTCGCCCGGCCGGGGGCGGCGGCCGGAGACCGGAACGGCACCGCCGCCGGGGGCCGGGCCGGGGCGGCGGACAGGGGCCGGGGCGGGGCCGCTTCCGGGGCGGCGGACGAGGGCCGGGCCTGGGCGGCGGACGGGGCCGCGGACGGAGGGGCGGACGGTGGCGGGGTCGAGGACGTGTGGCTCGCGCTGTTCTTCGTGCTCCGGTCCTCCGGTGCCGTGGAGCGGCTCGCCTATGTGCTGCACGACGTGTTCGGGCTGCCGCCGCACGAGACGGCGCGGATCACCGGCGGCTCCGCCGAGGAGGCCGCGCGGCTCGCCCGGCGGGTCCGCGAGCGGGTCCGGGGCGGCGGGGCGGCCCGGGGCGGCGGGGCCGCGGGGCGGCAGCGGGCGGTGGTGGACCGCTTCCTGGCCGCCGCACGCGCGCGGGACGCCCGGGCGCTCGCCGCCGTCCTCGACCCGGACGTCGTCGCCTTCTCGGAGCGCGGGCCGGTGCACGGGGCGCCGGCCGTCGCCGAAGGGGCGGCGGCCTTCGCGCACTTCGCGGACGTGGCCCGGCCCGCGCTGGTCGACGGGGCCGTCGGCGCGGTCGCCTTCGTCGGCGGCCGGCCGGTCTCGGCGGTGGCGTTCGCCCTCCGCGAGGACCGGATCGTCACCGTCTCCGTCACGACCGGGGAGGACCGGGTGCGCGCGCTGGACCTGGCGTTCCCCGACGGCTGA
- a CDS encoding VOC family protein: MIIDAQTHVRVARPSRDLAAAERFYVDGLGLVVQWRTTERVSGKHDLLMVGPEDGGWHFELTRDPEDPVEPAPTVEDLFVVYLGAPVQEEQVERLLAAGGTRVPAHNPYWDEFGVTVADPDGYQLVLCSRTWGR, from the coding sequence ATGATCATCGATGCGCAGACCCATGTACGGGTGGCCCGCCCTTCGCGGGACCTCGCCGCCGCCGAGCGGTTCTATGTCGACGGGCTCGGGCTCGTCGTGCAGTGGCGGACCACCGAGCGGGTGTCCGGCAAGCACGATCTCCTCATGGTCGGTCCCGAGGACGGCGGCTGGCACTTCGAGCTGACCCGTGATCCCGAGGATCCGGTGGAGCCCGCCCCCACCGTCGAGGACCTCTTCGTCGTCTACCTCGGGGCGCCCGTCCAGGAGGAGCAGGTGGAGCGACTGCTCGCGGCGGGCGGGACCCGGGTGCCCGCGCACAACCCGTACTGGGACGAGTTCGGCGTCACCGTCGCCGATCCCGACGGGTATCAGCTCGTCCTGTGCTCGCGCACCTGGGGAAGATGA